In Candidatus Sulfurimonas marisnigri, a single genomic region encodes these proteins:
- a CDS encoding response regulator transcription factor, which translates to MKKILMIEDDLELAEILTEYLEQFEFEVVTEDDPFKAVSILKLEPFDLVILDLSLPGMDGLEVCEAIRERQDIPIIISSARSDVTDKVKALELGADDYLPKPYDPRELEARIHSVLRRYEAKSQEKQESKSDFKCDVSSMMITYKNRNIDLTNAEFGILSYMIAKQGLVVSREDLIHNVNAINEDSSNKSIDVMVGRIRNKLGDKSLIESVRGVGYKLLK; encoded by the coding sequence ATGAAAAAAATATTAATGATTGAAGATGACTTAGAACTTGCAGAGATACTTACAGAGTATCTTGAGCAGTTTGAGTTTGAGGTAGTAACTGAAGATGACCCATTTAAAGCCGTCAGTATATTAAAGCTAGAACCTTTTGATTTAGTTATTTTAGATTTATCACTTCCTGGTATGGACGGACTTGAAGTTTGTGAAGCAATTCGAGAGAGGCAGGATATCCCAATTATTATCTCGTCAGCTAGAAGTGATGTGACAGATAAGGTAAAGGCACTTGAACTCGGAGCTGACGATTACCTTCCAAAACCTTATGATCCTAGAGAACTAGAAGCTAGAATACACTCTGTTTTAAGACGTTATGAAGCAAAAAGTCAAGAAAAACAAGAATCAAAAAGTGACTTCAAATGCGATGTTTCATCTATGATGATTACATATAAAAATAGAAATATTGACTTGACAAATGCAGAGTTTGGAATTTTATCATATATGATTGCAAAGCAGGGACTTGTCGTTTCAAGAGAAGATCTGATTCATAATGTTAATGCTATCAATGAAGATTCATCAAATAAAAGTATAGACGTGATGGTAGGTAGAATTAGAAATAAGCTTGGGGACAAATCTCTTATAGAATCTGTAAGAGGCGTTGGTTATAAACTTCTCAAGTAA